From Zingiber officinale cultivar Zhangliang chromosome 5B, Zo_v1.1, whole genome shotgun sequence, the proteins below share one genomic window:
- the LOC121984465 gene encoding uncharacterized protein LOC121984465, producing MIKQILKYAKFLKDLCVHKKKLKGNELISMGKNVSALIQLVPKKCEDPGVFTVPCEIGSCVFEDAMLDLGASINVMPKSVFQSLGISPLQQTRVVIQLADHSQAHPAGVIEDVLVKVRELIFPADFYILDMEGDLLANRSPLILGRPFLKTARTKIDVHAGTLYMEFADTVVQFSLFDAMKHPSEDHSILSIDIADELISMDLTFGLESRLDISEGEECLYDSKVSTESDGNVGAVDVELVGSSSSLEGEYLSVGDCIEEAIPQESHILIEVSPESRKGEYVSVGDCIEGAIPQESLQSVIDAQQPELKPLPEHLKYAFLGEGQQLPIIIAQNLEPEQEQRLLGILRQHRKAIRWTLADIPGISPSICMYLIYLEEDMKPVRQPQRRLNPLILDVVKKEVTRLLQAGIIYPISDSKWVSPIHVVPKKSGITMVANEDNELVPTRIQNSWRVCVDYRKLNQASRKDHYPLPFIDQMLERLAGKSHYYFLDGYTGYFHICISPEDQDKTTFTCPFGTFAYRRMPYGLCNALETFQRCMVSIFGELLEHCMEVFMDDFSVNGSSFDACLENLSRVLNRCIETDLVLNFEKCHFMVEHGIVLGHVISREGIKVDPAKINVISSLSHLACVREVRTFLGHAGFYRRFIRDFNKIALPLTQLLQKDVTFHFDQKCKEAFEKLKEALVIAPIISPLDWSLPFELMCDASNYAVGVVLAQRVDGAPHIICYASKTLDVAQANYTTTEKELLFIVFALDKFKSYLLYSHVIVFSDHATLKYLLKKPDAKPRLIRWMLLLQEFDVEIRDRSGKENLVADHLSLIEGEIDHTDIADEFPNEHLLQLHGEIPWI from the coding sequence ATGATTAAGCAAATTCTGAAATATGCTAAATTTCTCAAGGATCTATGTGTTCACAAAAAGAAATTGAAGGGGAATGAATTGATAAGCATGGGGAAGAATGTTTCAGCCCTTATTCAGCTTGTTCCTAAAAAATGTGAAGATCCTGGAGTGTTCACTGTGCCTTGTGAGATTGGAAGTTGTGTTTTCGAAGATGCCATGTTGGATTTAGGAGCATCAATCAATGTGATGCCAAAATCAGTCTTTCAGTCACTTGGAATTAGTCCTCTACAGCAGACCAGAGTTGTTATTCAGCTAGCTGACCATAGCCAAGCTCATCCAGCCGGAGTGATTGAAGATGTGTTGGTGAAGGTGAGAGAGCTTATTTTTCCTGCAGATTTCTACATTCTGGATATGGAGGGAGATTTACTTGCGAATAGATCTCCACTCATTCTTGGTAGGCCATTTCTGAAGACTGCAAGAACGAAGATTGATGTGCACGCTGGAACATTATACATGGAGTTTGCAGATACAGTGGTTCAGTTTAGTTTATTTGATGCTATGAAGCACCCGTCAGAGGACCACTCTATTCTTAGCATTGATATAGCAGATGAGTTGATTAGCATGGATTTGACTTTTGGCCTTGAGTCTCGGCTGGATATTTCTGAGGGTGAGGAGTGCCTATATGATTCTAAGGTTTCTACTGAAAGTGATGGTAATGTGGGAGCAGTTGATGTGGAGCTCGTTGGTAGTTCAAGTTCATTAGAAGGCGaatatttaagtgtaggggattgcatagaggaagcaataccccaagaatcacatATTTTGATTGAAGTGTCACCTGAATCAAGAAAAGGTGAAtatgtaagtgtaggggattgcatagAGGgagcaataccccaagaatcactacagtCAGTTATTGATGCACAACAGCCAGAGTTGAAGCCCCTTCCTGAACACCTTAAGTATGCATTTTTGGGAGAAGGACAACAGCTACCCATTATTATAGCTCAGAATTTAGAGCCAGAGCAAGAACAGAGATTATTGGGAATTTTGAGACAGCATAGGAAAGCTATTAGGTGGACACTTGCTGATATTCCTGGTATCAGTCCTTCGATTTGTATGTATCTGATTTATTTAGAGGAGGATATGAAACCAGTGAGACAACCACAGAGAAGACTTAACCCATTGATACTCGACGTTGTAAAGAAAGAGGTGACTCGACTTTTACAGGCTGGCATTATTTACCCTATTTCTGACAGCAAATGGGTAAGTCCAATTCATGTGGTTCCCAAGAAGTCAGGCATTACAATGGTAGCTAATGAGGACAATGAGTTGGTGCCTACTAGAATTCAGAATTCATGGAGAGTTTGTGTGGACTATAGGAAACTGAATCAGGCTAGCAGAAAGGACCACTACCCATTaccttttattgatcagatgttggagagATTGGCAGGGAAGTCCCACTATTATTTCCTTGATGGATATACAGGATATTTTCATATTTGCATCTCTCCTGAGGATCAAGATAAGACCACCTTCACTTGCCCCTTTGGTACATTCGCTTACAGACGTATGCCTTACGGACTTTGCAACGCACTAGAGACCTTCCAGCGATGTATGGTAAGCATTTTTGGTGAGTTATTAGAGCATTGTATGGAGGTTTTTATGGATGACTTTTCGGTTAATGGTTCATCTTTCGATGCATGTTTGGAAAATTTATCTCGAGTTTTGAATCGTTGCATTGAGACagatttggttttaaattttgaaaaatgtcatttcatggttgAGCACGGCATTGTTTTGGGACATGTCATTTCTAGGGAAGGTATTAAAGTAGATCCTGCTAAGATTAAtgttatatcttctttatctCACCTCGCATGCGTGCGGGAGGTTCGAACTTTTCTTGGTCATGCAGGTTTCTATAGAAGATTCATACGTGATTTCAATAAAATTGCCCTTCCCTTGACTCAGCTACTGCAGAAGGATGTGACTTTTCATTTTGATCAGAAGTGCAAAGAGGCTTTTGAGAAGCTGAAAGAAGCCCTTGTTATAGCACCCATCATTAGCCCACTAGATTGGAGCCTTCCTTTTGAGTTAATGTGCGATGCTTCAAATTATGCAGTGGGAGTTGTACTTGCACAGAGAGTAGATGGAGCACCACACATTATTTGTTATGCTTCAAAGACTTTGGATGTTGCACAAGCAAACTATACCACAACTGAAAAAGAGCTTCTCTTTATTGTGTTTGCTTTGGATAAATTCAAATCATATTTATTGTATTCTCATGTGATTGTATTTTCTGATCATGCAACTCTGAAATACCTCCTCAAGAAGCCCGATGCGAAACCTAGGTTGATCAGATGGATGCTTTTGCTCCAAGAATTCGACGTGGAGATACGCGATAGGAGTGGAAAGGAGAACCTAGTGGCAGATCACCTGAGCTTGATTGAGGGAGAAATTGACCACACGGATATTGCTGATGAGTTTCCAAATGAGCACCTCCTACAGCTACACGGTGAGATTCCATG